In the Peromyscus maniculatus bairdii isolate BWxNUB_F1_BW_parent chromosome 20, HU_Pman_BW_mat_3.1, whole genome shotgun sequence genome, one interval contains:
- the Ly6l gene encoding lymphocyte antigen 6L, protein MTRLLLVLWASLVSVELARGLANRAPAGNLSCFQCFKVHRLNRCQPKVCRPDEKVCHSNEVLLYTKSRRRIQISKCCAVQCPNSNSQFEWTLTEGIQAKIIRRCCSEHLCNRAPDTQVSRALPGRILLPMGLGLFGTLL, encoded by the exons ATGACCAGGCTGCTCCTGGTGCTCTGGGCgtccctggtgtctgtggagctcGCCCGAGGCTTGGCGAATAGGGCGCCAG CCGGAAACCTGAGCTGCTTCCAGTGTTTCAAGGTCCACCGACTCAACCGGTGCCAGCCCAAGGTGTGCCGGCCGGATGAAAAAGTCTGCCACAGCAACGAGGTGCTCCTTTACACGA AATCAAGGAGAAGAATCCAGATCAGCAAGTGCTGTGCTGTCCAATGTCCCAACTCCAACAGCCAGTTTGAGTGGACACTTACCGAAGGAATTCAGGCCAAAATCATCAGACGATGCTGTTCAGAGCATCTCTGCAACAGAGCACCAGATACCCAGGTGTCCAGGGCGCTGCCAGGGAGGATCCTGCTGCCAATGGGTCTGGGCCTCTTCGGCACCCTATTGTGA